attataccacagataagtatataaaaatattgaataaccATGGATCCAGAtgctaaaataatactataacagataaaaaaatatcatatgtgTTATCATTATGTACCTACCATATTTAGATTTggctttaatttaaaaacattacgcCAATCCCTCCAATTTTATCAACGTAGCCCTATATCTGATAGTAGGAAGTAttctactttatttatttcactggTTTcacatgtaaatataatactttacttGATTCAACTCTCATGCAATTTCAACGCATTGCAAAATCGTCCAATTCATTTTGTTATCAAAATCCAATATGACGCTCCAATCACACATACgaaataatacacaataagactaaaaattaacagtcgggttttctttttcattataattgttGCTATATTAAAAGACAAGTTGAGTATTGATGTGATGATGTGGTCCATTTTCTCATACTAGtcttgtttcataaatattatccaTATCGGacaataagatatataaaacgcatgttacatttattttgaaatcatgTAGGTACTTACCTATCGTTTCAAATGATATCGCAGgacaataattgaaatgtaatgaaataggTACTATagatctatacaaataaaatataacgctCTAGTCTATTCTCACAGAGTAAATATTCCATTCTATTCGCCTAGGCTGACTgacttttgtaatttaattgtctctttaatttcaaagatttttaaacatttaaaggaaatatttcattagcGAAAGCAAACTTACCACTCATATATTACTTAGATTAAAACGGAATTATTGGTAATtggtaataaaacaatattatgttagtGGATTTTCTATCACATTCTTTTGTGTTATACTCTCACCACATTCGAATGTATATCCGTTAATACGAACTTTCAGTTATTTAACTATCTTTCAATaatgtagtatttattataggaTAGTATATCCTCAGACCAACagataaaagtatataaatggTCAGAAAGAATATCAACAATTATTCTTTAAGTTCTTTTCGCCTACTTAGAACGTAATCAGTTTTTATTCGTATACTTCGTTAGTATCAAATGCGTTTTATTCGTGAGCACAATTTTTAGGGCTGCATTCGAAGCTGTGAGTAAAATTTCTTTGCGACCTCATAATCGCGAATCAATTATAGATGTCCGATTTACACGACTACCCAGTGAAGCGCCACCAGACGATGGTTACGATCCAAAAGACCACAGAGTGCCAAAATCACCGATAAAGCACgtaaattgtttaaagttgttaataattaaagattaaatcCAGACTCAATTCTTATCTTTCGTGActcttgtttatattaaaggtAACTTCAaagtttgtgtttatttattaaagagggaaatacaagtaattataataaaaaggacctaaataaaatatttatcctgttttaattaacttacCTGCTCCTTGCGCACAGAGAGTACTGTTtgtggaaaaataaatgtaatgaataattctCCTATAAAACCaaacaatacttttttaaaacaaaacccCAAAACGTATCATCAAAGTAATATTAGAATTACAAACAGCCACATGCATTCTTGAgggtattgttttttaaataatttgttttcatttctttcGCCCAAATATTAGTTTTCGTAAACATAACTAGTGCTTTTGTTCTTTAGACCATGGATGGCTTATTTCAACCTAATGCGAACAACCTGGGGCGCTGGGGTTTTGGGCTTACCCTTGGCCGTCAGCCAGGCTGGGATAATACTCGGCCCCATTATGAGCTCCTCATTGGGTATTCTTATTATTCACATGCACTTGACTTTGGTAAGCTTTGgtaaatatctaattttaaggaaaaaaagaaaaaagaacgCCATTTTCTTCCATAAAGAGCCTAAAGAATACAAGGTTGGTACAACAGATAACAACTATACtagttgttaattatttatttttattttaaatttagaaagcGTATGTTATAAAGCTTAtcaaaatttggtacaatttTCTAGTGGTGACATTTTTCAGCTTCggtgtttaaatgaaattagccgtcggttaaaaataccatacatttcatacagatatggCTTTCGTATAGCCCTCTTGCATGGCCCCTGGATTTTCCATGGGATCGGTCGCCGTGGGCCGTGAGTTgtctagttatttatttatctattaaacaaaagaactagctttccgcccgcggcaaCGCCCGCGTAATCAAAGGTTATTCACAATGGAATAAGATGTTTGACCGCGGTAAAAAGTAAACTATGCCACTCTAGCCTACTAACAATCTccaacaaaaatcatataacatttttgttctcaaatttctttcaaattcgatgagaaagacaaacaaacaatcaaacacgctttcgaatttataatataaacaacaagTAAGACCTAGGGGTGAGGATTGTTTtagagtatatatttttataaaaaaatattatttacagaatGATAATAGCGCTGTTTATGTTACTTAGCCAATTAGGAATTTGTACCGTGTTTGTTATATTCACTACGGATAGTTTGAGAGATGTGAGTAAAGTAAAGTTCCATTAATTTTggttattttcaattttaattataacaacatgtaacattacataaatcattttatattcttatttgtaGTCAATGTTTTAACTAGAATATGTATTTGATACCTACgatcaaaaatgtattaactCTTTGCTCATAGTTATTCAAGATtaacttaaaaagaaaattgtacaATAGCTTTAATAGTCCTTATTATAccctgtatttatttaatttgcaataattCCTTCTCCACAGATAATGGATTGGCCAAACTCGAAACCAGCAATATTAGCTCTACTAATACCGTATTTGCttcttgaatattttatgaaaacattgtCGGTCGTCAGCTATATATCTATGTATGGTAAAGTTTTATTCAGAATCctgttatatttgttactagctgcgccctgcggtttcacccgcgtaagtccgtatcctgtaggaatatcgggataaaaagttgcctatatgttattccagttgtccagctgtctatgtaacaaatttcattgcaatcgattcagtagtttttgcgtgaaagagcaagaaacacacacacatccttacaaacttttgcatttataatataagtaagatcattacttttatattataaatgcgaaaatggGTTTGTCTGTCTTTCTTTAACGTCGCAACCGAGTTAATTTATCGTATAACTTTCCAAGTGTCTGTCCCGCAAGCCACGAGAAGctacttattttatagtttattcgAGTTAATTTAATGGCAAAAAAGAATCAGAACCAACACAACATTACGAGTTAGAGTAAGAGTAGACAATACGTAACAATAAagttgtaataataacaatgttaGAATGATAACTTGGGCAGAAACAGAAAtgcctactaatattataaacgggaATGTTTGCAAGTATGGATTgatgtaaggatgtttgttagtctttcacgcgaaaacagcttatcgtatctgtatggaatttggtacagagataaattatagtctggattagcacatggGCATTTTTATCCGGGTACCACACCTTTGAAGCCGCGGACTACAGCtagtaaaaaacatattgcATATTAAAAGCTATTCAGATAAAGAGTTATGAAtttcgaaataatttattgtttgagaCATTACTGAACgaagtttttgttatgtatcGCTTAGTTACATCGCTTTGGGTGGTAAATAGGAAAAATTTATCagttaatttgaataatatttaaaaaatatttatgtattgtacCTGTATCACATATTTCAGGCAATTATCTGAACATGGCTGGTCTAGTGCTGATAATCTACCATATATTCTTGGCACCTCATGGACATTTCGTTTTAGCTTCAACGGATCCACTAGCACTGTTCTTTGTAATCGGAACgtgtttattcaatttatctgccgTTGCTGTTGTAAGTTTTACTATgttgttctatttaaaataagagacagaaaatatattccaCCGATTCTTAATATGTACATGTACATGATGTATTTTCATTGGTTAGTATTTTTACTGAATGAACATTGCTCCCATTAAATATGACTAcaatttactaaaattttaattttgagttttctaaatatgtatgtgtaaaatgtaaaaataatacaattaattttgtcCTGATACTTCTCATTACATCACTAGTATGCGGGTACCAATATTAAAATGCCTTAAATGCTGTTCtctttatagattttatccTTGGATAAAGCTCTGAAAGACCCAAGGGTGTTAACAAAGCCATATGGGATGATAACGATAGGCATGCTATTGCCCACGATATTCACCACAGTGTTCGGTGTTTTGGGATACTGGTCTTTTGGAACTATGGAGGAGAATGTGCTAAGATCTCTGCCGTTTGACGATTAGTAAGGGATTAATTCGTACcactttatttatctttagtGTACCGGCTTCAGTTAACTACTGTCGATCATTACTATTTCTGAATTTGAACTTTGACTGTTGAGTAGTGAACATTTATCTTGTGCCATTAGGTTCGAATAGTTCACATCAGATCAAGgaatgaaaattgttataagaTAAGGCACATAAAGCGAAATgagaaaaatgttataatttaacgaATGAAAAATCTAATGATAAatgttgattaatttttaatttagttcagCAATGGCAGCAATAGGATTGTATTTAGTCGCAATTGCATTTGCATTTCCCATACAATGCTACCCAGCGACACAAATGATTGTCGAGGTGGTAAAGAACTGGCATCCATTGGACGAACCTTcggaaaaaacattaaaaactattgaatgTACAGCGAGACCATGCTTCGTGCTAATGTCATGTGAGAACTTTAAGCCGTAAATATAaatctgtataatataaattgatcaaATCATCATAATATCAACTGATAATATAAGTCACGTTTTCGGAAGTATAGTAACTAGCGTTGCATTTATGCGTTAATTAGTAAAAACTTTGCAGGAACGATCATTATACTTAGTTActtacaacaacaacaaaaaaaacaaaaatttgtagCCTTATACTCGTATAAGatgttgtataattttaaccaCTCGCCACGACTTATAGACCTTCTTCCTTCTATTATTCCTGCCAACATATCAAAtctattgtatgtataatatataaatgaaaaacacttttatttttcagttttcgTATGTTATATGATCCCAATCCAGGGGGCGTTTGTTGCGTTTGTTGGGAACCTTTGTACGACATTGCTGGCGATTGTTTTTCCCGCGCTTATGGAGCTTTGTCTTTTATATCCAGACCAATATGGAAAACACAAAGTGTATCTAATAAAGGATCTCATCATAGTAACTTTTGGATGCATTTCGTTTATATGCGGTGTCGTCCTGTGCAGTTACCTAATATATGTGAGAGTGTTGTCATTGAACGCTATTAATAATcctgaattttattaaatcgagttgtctttaattttcatattacagATGAAAATAAACGTTAACGAAATTAtaccattttcttttttttttttttaattatcctaGATTTtgttaagataattattttcttcaaaaaagATCATTAGTCAATTCTAAActaaatgataacaattttctGTCAACGACAAAAATATCACACCAGTTGTATGAACACAAACAGAGTTTTCgagttaaacaaaataaaaaaagacaaaaaagtCGAATTGCGAATCTCGTTCATTTTTGGGAATGTCGGATAATGCCGATAGAACTCCATCATTGTGGATTGTGGAATACGAATCAGGCTCAAGATACAAGACCGCATCGGTAAGCTAAttttaatcctatcctatcctacttatgttataaatgtgaaagtttgtgaggatggaaaAATGTTatacgcaaaaaccactgaaccgattgcaatgaaatttgatacgtagatagctggaataaaatataggcaactttttatcccgaatttcctacgggatacggacttcgcgagtgaaaccgcagggAACAGCTAGTGAACAATAATGACATCTCTGTCTTCATGGCGAATAAGGTATTTCTTTAAGGCACCCGGGCtcgaataaaaaaactctTAGAAGCATTTTATtggatttaattattcatctacaatactttaaaaatgttgttatcTTTGGAAATATTGACACTGAATTTAGATATTTGTCATAACATTCAAACGTCATAAAAATGAAGCATATTGTTGAGAAgcttttatttacaactagtgatatcaaaattgttatagtgaataaattgaaaattaaggttatataacattgaaattaattacagactttaaatattataagattcATAGAAACCGACGTAATGAATTCATTCCTATAAAGTGTTTGATATGTTATGGAAATCCCAAACAAAGAATTGCTTGTactcttttttattacatttcaatttattggaTTTTCTGCGTAAGTTGCTTTGCGCCTtgaacatataacataatattctgaatagagtttttatagaatactctattaatacttttattttcagaGATAAGTTACCGCTGTGGACTTGGGATTGCATTAACGATAGATGTGTACCGTCGAAAGCAACTCTGTCAGGAAAACTGCAGACACTAATGACATGCAACATGCTATGTGGCTCTATGATGCTCTGGCCACAACCAACCGGTCGTGTTAGCTTATCATCAACAGCTGTGCCCGTTCGTGCTGACCTATTTCACCttcaaataatatcatttccATCGAGATCAGTACGGCAACACGTACGTGAagcttttgaaatatttagagATGTTCTACGTAGATTGGAAAATGACACCCGTGCATACGAGGATTGGAGAGCCGTTTCCGTTCGAGTCGCCATCAATGAAAGCGGCTCTCTAGATCCAAGGCTACGTCTTAATACGGATGAAAGTTATCGATTTAAATTACGACCGAAAAATGGTACCAAGAGATCTCTTCTAATAGACGTTTTTTCCAATTCATTTTGCGGTACACGTCATGCCTTTGAAACAATATCGCAACTTATCTGGTTAGACAAGTATGCAGGATCACTTGTTATGTTAGAAGCGGCCAGTGTTGATGATGCGCCTCGTTTTAAATATCGAGGATTAATGCTGGATACAGCTCGTAATTACTTTCCAGTAAATGACGTAATGAGGACTATCGAAGGAATGGCTGCAAGTAAGTTAAACACGTTTCACTGGCATATAACTGACTCCCAATCATTTCCACTACAATTAGAAAGTATTCCACATTTAGCAGAGTACGGAAGTTATGGTCCCGGAGCAATATATAGTAGTGACGACGTGAGAACTATATCACGTTATGCAAGACTTCGGGGAATACGTGTTTTATTGGAGGTAGATCTACCAGCTCACGTTGGAAATGCTTGGGTTTGGAGCTCACATAAACGTGTCAATGATATGATCCACTGTTTAGACTCGAATCCTTGGTACGAGTATTGCAATGAACCTCCTTGTGGCCAGTTGAACCCGCGAAGTGTTGaagtttatgaaattatagaaCGTTTGTATGCAGAAATAATTCAACTAACTGGCACAGATGATATCTTTCATATGGGAAACGATGACGTCTCACAACGCTGTTGGGTTGAACAGTTTAATACTACCGATCCTATGGATTTGTGGTTAATATTTACCCAAAACGCATTGCAACGTTTAGAAACAGCGATGGGAAAGTTAcctgatttaattatattctggGCAACCGAAATGAACAAACGAATAAAACTTGATTTGAAAGATTATGTGCATAAAATTGGATTGCAAGCTCGTGATGTAACTTGGACGCAAAAATATGTAAGCGGAACACGAACTGTGATATCCCACGAGGATGCTTGGGATTTAAATAATGGGCACGGAATGTGGTATGAAGAAACAGGCGGTTCAGTATATAACTCGTGGCAAAGGGTATACGAACATAGACCTTGGGGCAGAAAAGCTATTAAATGTTTAGAGGGTGGCGAAGCAACTATATGGGCTTCAACTTTAAGTGCTTGCGCGCTAGATCCAAGGATTTGGCCACGAGCAGCTGCTCTGGCTGAAAGGCTATGGTCAGATCGAGCTGAAGGTGCGACGCGACCAGTATATGCCCGATTAGACATCCATCGTTCACGACTTAAGTCACGTGGGATACAAGTTACCCCTTTATGGTCGAATTGGTGTACACATAATCCATATACATGCTAAAATGTGtagaattattatgaaaaaggccaaaatatcataaatataatagtaaatctGTCTATATGTCTCTGCTTCAAGTCTAAATCACAGAACCAGTTTAAATGGAATTTACCTCGGGcatagtttgagacctgagAAATGATAGAATAGCTTTTATCTCGGAAATCCTACGGGAACAGGGAAAATATTAAACGGCGATCGACTCGGActgtctattttttttctgattaGACGGGCGAAGTCACGGGCGGAAAGAtgtttgttgatattttatggAATCATCAAATAGGAAAAAAGTTCTAATTTTAGGTGCATCAAAGTGTGCAATAGCTATATTTTCCATTCTGAGTGAGTCCAGCACTCTTCGGCACGAATGGGGCCTGCTACCATTGGGGAAGCTACCATACCCCCAGATTATTATTACCTTATTCTTACCCCCTTAACGCGGCAACTCGTGTGCAtcacctctgcaaatgtttataggCGAGTTTTGATCGCTAATTATAGAGCGAAACACCAGCTCAGTGGCCctgtattacataaaaatctatagTGCTTATCTTATTTCAAGCGAGTTTTTCAAAGGGCAGTAATCATAAACAAATACCGCTCTAGAAATCTATCATGATGAACTATGTATTATAACTAACCAACAAAATAAAGCCTACACACTTCTGTTGTGGTAtttatcgtaataaaataaaacaaacccATATTAATGGTATTAAAACGTGAATGTACTTGCCGTAAATGTAAGTACATATCTGTAACCGGTTAGCTTATGGTTATCTAATTCTTTGGTAGTCTAGCTAAAATATCaacagtatttataatataaaaatattagtttagtaaTATTATCCGTAAACcgcaaaacaatataattaaaacttaagaaTATGCATAAaacaaactatattttaaaacatttttcgcAGTTTGAATTATGTACTTTTTCTACTCGTGTTTGATAGCGTGAAGACTTCTAGAATGTTCTATTAGGTAACTACATAAAAAttccataatttataaattactagctgcgccccgctgtttcacccgcgtaagtccgtatcccgtaggaatatcgggataaaaagttgcctatatgttattccagttgtcaagctgtctacgtaccaaatatcattgcaatcgcttcagtgctttttgcgttaaagagcaacaaacacacacacatccttacaaactttcgcatttaaaatattagtaggataatagtaggaagtaggataggattggaTAGTAGGATAAACACTTAAATGTTACCTATGAAACACCTATCCTTTAAATTAATGACCAATGCAGTTTTCTGAAATAGATCATTTTGCTCACTAGtatagtttgtttgtctttctttcacgatTTTTGTGCCTGGAGAGCAAAACAGGTCAATACTTTTTAACCAATGCGAAAAGTTTCATTCCCAATTTCTCATGGGTATTTCCTTATCTGAGCGGGTGTAGCCATGGGCGTAAATGTAATTCTCGATAAATAGTtgacaaacaaataacagaaaaccagcaattatatttaatattagttgacAACTTCGTCTACTctgaaaagaaatattgtttgcaaacattatttattgccGCCCCGCTCCTTTTTATTGAGCCTAGATCCTTCCTCGAAATGGACTatccaatataataaaaaacaaataaaatccgTAATTCCTAGGACAAAtctgttcaaacaaataaactcttcagctttaatattagtacatatatttagatatagtTTTGTTTCTTAATGTTCATGTTTCAGTTTTGTTAACCCTATTGAAGGAAGACCGGATATGATGAAAATTTCCGGATCCTgtttttgcaataattaatcctaaaaatacaaatacatacgattaaaataaaactaaagaaaaaGTATTAACATAACTATATCATTTAATCTTTGCCAACTCTTCTATTCTATCTaaaatttggaaaaataaaaaaaagttcttaTCAGGTCATTATTTCGGATACTTGTACTGATTTTAATAAGTTgtgaaatagttatttaatggTGTAGTAATTGAATCcttattctaaaattaataaatgataaaatattatgaatataaaggtattaggataataataagggattttttattgcttaaatCATATTTGAAACCAACACAACGTAAAATATCCGAgcatactaataaaattatttgtacaacCCTAACCTtcaggaaaaggatatgacgAAATCATGTATTgtctatgaataaaatataaatttttaaataaatattaaaccattAATTGCATTGCTTACGAATGTTTCCACATTATCCGTCTTGAAATTTCTTGTTTGAGATACACTGTAGGGAACACAGCGATTTCACAATGTACTGTAGACttgattcaatattaattttaatatttcttaatgaGAACATATGAGCTTGTCTATGCTGGATCCAATGTGGCCGCTCATCAGCAAGCGTCAAGAATAGTCAAGTTATGGCGTTTTGTGAAAGACgttgattgtttttaattttacaagtgTTGTTTAATGTCAGTGTAACTTTTATAACTTAAACTTAATATGAGTAGATATTACGATTATAGTAGCGCGATAGCATGGTAAGTAACATGAACCTATTGCTTACATTCATACCGTTTCTAATCTAAATACGTTTACAATACAATGTCtcattgattgttttttaaagttattaaacCTTGCAGtagtatagaaaataaacataggCATTCTAACTTGCTGTTGTATGTAAGTTTCTGATGCcggtaaatatttacaattaatggCAAACGTGGTTGTTTAATCCTAAAACCCCCACTTTGATGTGTACCAGAACTAGATAATGGGGcagaaacacaaaaaaagtaatgaattattaaattttaatgtgtatcGAGNNNNNNNNNNNNNNNNNNNNNNNNNNNNNNNNNNNNNNNNNNNNNNNNNNNNNNNNNNNNNNNNNNNNNNNNNNNNNNNNNNNNNNNNNNNNNNNNNNNNNNNNNNNNNNNNNNNNNNNNNNNNNNNNNNNNNNNNNNNNNNNNNNNNNNNNNNNNNNNNNNNNNNNNNNNNNNNNNNNNNNNNNNNNNNNNNNNNNNNNNNNNNNNNNNNNNNNNNNNNNNNNNNNNNNNNNNNNNNNNNNNNNNNNNNNNNNNNNNNNNNNNNNNNNNNNNNNNNNNNNNNNNNNNNNNNNNNNNNNNNNNNNNNNNNNNNNNNNNNNNNNNNNNNNNNNNNNNNNNNNNNNNNNNNNNNNNNNNNNNNNNNNNNNNNNNNNNNNNNNNNNNNNNNNNNNNNNNNNNNNNNNNNNNNNNNNNNNNNNNNNNNNNNNNNNNNNNNNNNNNNNNNNNNNNNNNNNNNNNNNNNNNNNNNNNNNNNNNNNNNNNNNNNNNNNNNNNNNNNNNNNNNNNNNNNNNNNNNNNNNNNNNNNNNNNNNNNNNNNNNNNNNNNNNNNNNNNNNNNNNNNNNNNNNNNNNNNNNNNNNNNNNNNNNNNNNNNNNNNNNNNNNNNNNNNNNNNNNNNNNNNNNNNNNNNNNNNNNNNNNNNNNNNNNNNNNNNNNNNNNNNNNNNNNNNNNNNNNNNNNNNNNNNNNNNNNNNNNNNNNNNNNNNNNNNNNNNNNNNNNNNNNNNNNNNNNNNNNNNNNNNNNNNNNNNNNNNNNNNNNNNNNNNNNNNNNNNNNNNNNNNNNNNNNNNNNNNNNNNNNNNNNNNNNNNNNNNNNNNNNNNNNNNNNNNNNNNNNNNNNNNNNNNNNNNNNNNNNNNNNNNNNNNNNNNNNNNNNNNNNNNNNNNNNNNNNNNNNNNNNNNNNNNNNNNNNNNNNNNNNNNNNNNNNNNNNNNNNNNNNNNNNNNNNNNNNNNNNNNNNNNNNNNNNNNNNNNNNNNNNNNNNNNNNNNNNNNNNNNNattatttaaaaagacacatattattgataaacctgtattaaattatatctcattttaaatttaaaaataatgtattgattaaaaaatcttgaaaTTAAAGGGTTACATTTAGAGTTTACTATGCTttactctttaaaaaataatgtagtttTATACATCTTAATTCTTATAATACTCACTCATTTCCTTTTCAAATTTCCATTTAACTTTAGCATTTGTTGAGTTCTGagttacttatattaatgCTAGTTACCTTTGTaaagctttattataaatactaggAGCTTATTCCGAATCAAACAGCGAGGAGTATATAGTTGTGTTATatgctattatttttgtattatagtgGTGGTCCTTATTAtccttttttcataataactaCACTAGCACTAGCAAgttgatcatttttttttttgaggatatttgtatatttctggAAAATTTCCTTGGACAAGAAATTCAACTTATTTCTCTTACTGATGATCAGCTCCTGTTGtcccaataaatattttgtccaTTATTTAAggcattaatattattttttccctAGCTTCTCAGCTGCAGTGGAATAATTTATCTGTTGTCTGATTCAAAAGGGACCGCCAACATTATTACAAAT
The Zerene cesonia ecotype Mississippi chromosome 14, Zerene_cesonia_1.1, whole genome shotgun sequence DNA segment above includes these coding regions:
- the LOC119831988 gene encoding probable beta-hexosaminidase fdl, producing MAYFNLMRTTWGAGVLGLPLAVSQAGIILGPIMSSSLGILIIHMHLTLILSLDKALKDPRVLTKPYGMITIGMLLPTIFTTVFGVLGYWSFGTMEENVLRSLPFDDYSAMAAIGLYLVAIAFAFPIQCYPATQMIVEVVKNWHPLDEPSEKTLKTIECTARPCFVLMSFFVCYMIPIQGAFVAFVGNLCTTLLAIVFPALMELCLLYPDQYGKHKVYLIKDLIIVTFGCISFIYKLPLWTWDCINDRCVPSKATLSGKLQTLMTCNMLCGSMMLWPQPTGRVSLSSTAVPVRADLFHLQIISFPSRSVRQHVREAFEIFRDVLRRLENDTRAYEDWRAVSVRVAINESGSLDPRLRLNTDESYRFKLRPKNGTKRSLLIDVFSNSFCGTRHAFETISQLIWLDKYAGSLVMLEAASVDDAPRFKYRGLMLDTARNYFPVNDVMRTIEGMAASKLNTFHWHITDSQSFPLQLESIPHLAEYGSYGPGAIYSSDDVRTISRYARLRGIRVLLEVDLPAHVGNAWVWSSHKRVNDMIHCLDSNPWYEYCNEPPCGQLNPRSVEVYEIIERLYAEIIQLTGTDDIFHMGNDDVSQRCWVEQFNTTDPMDLWLIFTQNALQRLETAMGKLPDLIIFWATEMNKRIKLDLKDYVHKIGLQARDVTWTQKYVSGTRTVISHEDAWDLNNGHGMWYEETGGSVYNSWQRVYEHRPWGRKAIKCLEGGEATIWASTLSACALDPRIWPRAAALAERLWSDRAEGATRPVYARLDIHRSRLKSRGIQVTPLWSNWCTHNPYTC